A window of Rhododendron vialii isolate Sample 1 chromosome 11a, ASM3025357v1 genomic DNA:
TTGAGCAAACTATCCACTGTATGTTGTCAAACTCTCTATCACGCGTTTGATTGCTCGATTCGACAACGGGAAAGCATAATATGAATCTACAATGACATTATATAGCTGATCAGCGTTAAGATAACTAAATTTCACGAGAAAGGGTAGGTACGAGAAAATTAAGATAAAGATATCCTGCATACATCGTCACTCCAATCCGGTCGTACGAAACATGGGATGCCATGGACACATTGTTTAGCGCTATATTTCTTATCTTATAGAACTCATTCATCCTGATAACTCagtgatttttcttttgtgtcaATAGATCTATTAATCCGTAGAAAAGCCTAAAAACAAATCTCAAACTCTAGGCTACATTCATTTGAGGGACTAGTTCGGTAGGACTAAGTCAGGTACCTTTGGGGATAGATGGTTGTGTCTGATAATCCAGGGACTGAAAGTTGTCTCTATCTCCCATTTAGTTCAGGGCATAAAGAGTTAACCGTATTTAGCCCTTCATTTCGCCTGGAATGTCTGCTGTTCTAAtactttctcttttttatctttttgccCTCATGGTACCCTTTAGATGCGCGAATACGTCGATGACACGGAGGACTACATCAACATCATATTGGATGAGAAGCAGAACCAGCTGCTGCAAATTGGAGTTGTAATAAGCACAGCAATTATGCTTCTGAATATAGGCATTGTGATTGCAGGTATACTTGGGATGAACATCCGCATACCACTCTTCGATTACGGTGACCCTATGCAGTTCGATATGACCACTTTCGGGGTTATCGCCGGCATTCTTGTATCATTCGCCGTGGCCGTCCTATCCATCAAGAAAAAAGGGTTGCTTGGATAATTGAATACGAACCATACAGAGACTTAAGCGTCGTGTTCCAAATCTTACTGTTACTGTCACCAGCAGCAAGTTTCTCCTCCTCTATTTTACCACAGATTGTAAAGAAAACATGAAACAAATGCTGCAGTACCTAGTAGTACTAGACTTTGTAATAAGAAAAAACACtcgggaaaaagaaaaaaaaaaaaaatagtagctGGGGTAGCTATTGATTGGAATATTTTAAATTATCGTTGACTAATCATGTTTAGATATACACTTACGTAAAGGGTTCACCTGCATCAGTTAAGGTTGGGGATAAATGATTACTCTAAAGAAATAATGATCCTGCAACAAATGGTATTAAAAGTATTTGCTCTCTAAATCATACTACAATTATTCGTTGAATcgagcaaaaataaataaattattcattTGAATGATGGTTAAATGGCTTCCTTAATTCAAACTCTCAAAACACCCAAGAACAAGGTACTATACACTCATGGAGGATGATGATTCAAGCTCAAAGGAGCTCACTCTggaacctcctcctcctcctcctcaggcGTCGAGGCGAACCACCAACGTCGCATCAAAGTCCTGGCTCGTGATTTCAGTGTCCGGGAAGTCACGGATCGAGGAGGCCGGGAAGCACCACATCAGGCGCAGGACGGGGATTCCGGGGCGTGACCTGAGGATTCTTGACCCGGCGCTCTCGTACCCGTCTTCCGTGCTTGGCAGGGAGCGCGCCATCGTGGTGAACTTGGAAAACATCAAAGCCATCGTCACTGCAAGTGAAATGTTGCTTCTCAATCCCAGGGATCCTAGTCTTTCTCCTTTCGTTAGCGATCTCGAGCACAAGCTTTGCAATCTTGATCATTCTAATATGCGTTCTAACGTAACTGTTTACTATCttccttccttttttccttttgaagaaaattttggaTAGTTTTTAACCACTCTTTTCGTTGTACAAAGCTCCAATTTTTAAGACAATTACGCGATGAGTGATTAGTGCATGAAATATGATAACCGGTAAGAGTTtcacgagttttttttttttttttaatcagtgaaaataacattttattaggggAAGGAAagggaatccaaccaaaaatTAAACTGAACAGCCAAAGGGGTAAGCCCCATACAACCTGAGGGCTTATAGTGCCCAGATAAAATAGTGAAAAACATACACAACCCAAGAGGCCTAAAAAACCCAGATACGTTAATAAAGTCCAGCCCAGATACATCATGAGTTCTTGTAGATTACTCTAGCATAAAACGAAATTTTGTGAATGAATTTAAACTCATGATCTTGCAGGAACAACAACTTTTGACCAGTTATCATATGTAAAAGAAGTTCTTACATTTGACTTCGATTTCTTGAGATAGATTATCACATTTTCAGTGAAAGGCAAATAAACCAACAAACATGATAGGATCCGGATTTGTGAAACTGTCCAGTTTCTTTGATAGACAATTTCATAGATCCGGTGTTCCGGACTAAACCAGGCCTGATAAACTAATCATGTTTCTGTGCAAAGGATAATGAGGGGATTGAAAAGTCAACGGAGGATTCACCAACTTTCTCATCAAAAAATGGTGGTACTTCCAAGGTCCTACCTTTTGAGTTGAGAGTGCTTGAAATTTGCCTAAAATTTGTTTGCAAGTGTCTAGAATCCGAGGTATGTATCGAAAAGAACTTAAATGAAAATACTCTattcattaaataaataaataaataaaaattcgcGATTTTTCGTttcatttgtttggtttgttaatTCAGGCTAGCACACTAGAGCAAGAAGCATATCCAGCTTTGGATGAATTATTAGTAAGTGTCAGCACGCTTAATCTCCAACGCGTTCGAACTATAAAGAGTCGTCTTGTTGCTCTGTATGCCCGCGTCCAGAAGGTAATAACTATGTCTTGATTTCAAGAATAATAAGGTACCttttattgggaaaaaaaagaagaataataaGGTACGCATTGTATAATAACGATCGAGAGAATTTGTTTTTTCTAGAATTAGCAAAACTTGAGATGAGCTTCTATTGCTTTTAATTAGCTTTTACAAAATGCAACTGGAATGATACATACAATCATGTCCTTAGGTGAGAGATGAACTTGAACATTTACtggatgatgatatggatatgGCGGAAATGTACCTTACCGATAAGCATAATAAGCAGTACGCTGAAGAACCGGAACCAAAAGATGATACCGAGGATGACAGGCAAGAtactaatcaaattttgtcgcACTTTAAAACTATGAGGAAAAATGAATACAAGTTTGTATGcaactttctattttttttttttttttccgtttaatAATGTCTCTTTCTCTACTTGTTATTTTTCAGCGATGAAGACGGAGGGAGCAGTAGAAGTAGCAGTGCAGACTTAAGTGGCCAGAAGCCAAAAGTTGAAGAGTTGGAGATGCTATTGGAAGCATACTTTGCCCAACTGGAAGGAGCCTTGAGCAAACTATCCACTGTATGTTGTCAAATTCTCTATCACCCGTTTGATTGCTAGATTCGACAATGGGAAAGCATAATATGAATCTACAATGACATTCTATAGCTGATCAACTTGAAGATAACTAAATTCCATGAGAAAGGATAGGTGCGAGAAAATTACGATAAAGATATCCAGTATACATCGTCACTCCAATCCGGTCATACGAAACATGGGATGCCATGGACACATTGTTTAGCACACTATTTCTTATCTTATAGAACTCATAATTCATCCTGATAACTCAAAAGGGAAATTTGTATAAATGGTCCTCGTAGTTTCATCCGAGTTTCATTTTCGtactccaagtatcaattacaactcttttgatcttcaagtttggttttcgtaccaaatcggtccaattgataacttctgtcagccaaactggacggaaaaaatcagattgatggcagcttggacgttgcagttcgtaccaagttggttcAATTGATGACGTCTAccctcaatttgatttttccatccAGTTTGAGTGACGaatgttatcaattggaccaacttggcaaactaaaggtcaaaagagttgcaattgatacttggaggacgaaaatgagactcgggtgaaactaggaggaccatttttataaattttcctAACTCAAAAGACTGATTTTTCTAATGTGTCAATAGATCTACTGATCTGTTCATAGGCCTAAAAACAAATCTTCAAACTCTAGGCTACATTCATTTGAGGGACTAGTTCGGCAGAACTAAGGTACCTTTGGGGATTGATGGTTATGCCTGATAATTCAGGGACAAGTTCGGCAGGACTAAGGTCCTTTAGTTTCAGGGCATAACGAGGGAAGCCCACCGTATTTAGCCCTTCATTTCGCCTGGAATGTCTGCTGTTctaatactctctctctttttatctttttgccCTCATGGTACCTTTAGATGCGGGAATATGTCGACGATACGGAGGACTACATCAACATCATATTGGATGAGAAGCAGAACCAGCTGCTGCAAATTGGAGTTGTAATGAGCACAGCAACAATGCTTCTGAATATAGGCCTTGTGATTGGAGGTATACTTGGGATGAACATCAGCATACCGCTCTTCAGAGACGGTGTCCCTATGCAGTTCTATATGACCACTTTCGGGGTTTGCGCCGGCATTATTGTATCGTTCGCTGCGGCCGTCCTATCCATCAAGAAAAAAGGGTTGCTTGGATAATTGAATACGAACCAAACAGAGACTTAAGCATGGTGTTCAAATCTTACCGTCATGAGCAGCAACTTTCTCCTCATCTATTTTACCTCAGATTGTAAAGAAAGCATGGAACAAATGCAGTAAGTATCTAATTGTAAGAAAAACCactcagaaaaagaaaaagaaaaaaaagaaagtttgtaCTGGTGTAGCTATTCTAACTAAAGTATGATGCCAGTTGCTGAAAGTAGTACAGGTATTGAGTATACTATATAATCATCAATATGATCTGCCTATGGAATATTTTAAATTATCGTTGACTAATCATGTTTAGATATACACTTACGTAAAGGGTTCACCTGCATCAGTTAAGGTTGGGAATAAATGATTACTCTATAGAAATAATCAAACATGTGAGTCCATACCTGTGGTTCCATTCTAATATTTTTCCATCTCAGCACCAGAACCCTAGAACTCGAGCACAGCTTCTTCACCACAGCCAATCAGAATCGCTAGCACTGGGCCGAACTAAATTGATGCCCTTTGCCAATTAACCTTTCGGATTCAGGCACCGGAGAGGGAGGGCAACAGATGGATTGCAGGCCACATTTATTAGAAGAAAACACTGGTCGATAGTGGTTATGATGCCCAAGATTGTCACGCCGGAGTCTTCTCTAGTATAGGATCATAAGCATTTGAGCCTCAACGTCATTTCTAGAATGCTTGCTAACTCAACATCCCCTAATTGATGGATTTGAAAACTGTGATGACTTTAGAATAACTTATGTGGAACCAACATATCACCACATTGCAATTCATAATCGACTCCACTCGTATTAACATTGTTGTTTGTTAATCACCAAAATTCAAATAGATCAATAAAAAGCATGCTAATGTGTCACTAACATAAAAACATAACCTATCCACCAATTATCCAAAAGTCGAAATGAGCCTTCATGGCTACACAACAGTCACCATAGAATTGAAGGTTCTCCCACCAATTAATAAACGAATTATTATTATTGGCAGTGGCTAGCTTCTCAAAGTGGTGATAAGACTAAAAACAAGTGACCGGTGTACCAAGCCGCCTTCATATTCTGAGGCCGCCATCTCATCCATaaggaccaaaagaattgaatcaAATTTTAATCAAAACCAAGCTGCACCTTACTATGTGTGCCTTGACTTCCTAAACAAGCTCTCTGATTATGCAGCCTTATCCAACCAAATTGTACAAGTTCACTTGACAGTAGGAGATCAGTACTTTGTTaagtaggaaaaaaaatcttagaAAGCACGTCCTTTTAATCCCCAATAGTTTCAACAGAAACAAACCCCATCTGTAAGATGATGGAACAGATGTACAATTCTTACAATGATTTCCCGCATGTAGACTTGCGAAACAAATTTCATGAGTCACCACAGATCCAACGGTTTTTCGTCACTCTATGAAACTTTATCTGGGCTGGTGTTAAGAACTAAGAAGCCCAAATGCAATCGCCAGCTTCTCACTGTGACTCTGTGGCTAATATTCTCTCCCTTCCTGACTAATATGCAACACAAAACTATTTCCGGTTAGTAACTGGCTGCCTTAATCTTCTCCGGAAATGCCTCCAACAAGTAAATTTTGTTCGAGTCCGGGTGAGATGTATCTCCTCCAAGAAACAAGTGCATTTTCCCATTGATCTCAACCCAACTGCTCCCTAGATTCTTCCTCAGACCCTGAGCTTTCAATAGAGCTCTCAAATTGTCTACTTCTTCCCACATTCCAACATCTGCGTACATATTTGAGAGCAGAACATAATTCCCGCTGTTCTCCGGTTCTAATACAAAGAGATTTCTGGCTGCTATCTCTGCTATCTCCAAGTTCCTGTGTTTTCTACAACCAGCTAACAATGCACCCCAGATACTTGGTCCTGCTTGCATCGGCATTTGAGAAATAAGCTGCTTTGCTTCCAATAATCGGCCAGCACGGCTTAAAAGATCCACAACAGAAGCATAATTTTCATGCTTAGGTTCTACTGAATACACTGCAGTCATGCAGTTGAAATATTTTAAGCCAATATCAACCAGACCAGAATGGCTGCATCCGCAAAACAAGCCAGTAAATGAGATTTCATCAGGTTGAACCCCAGCTCTTATCATATCCTTAAAAGTTGAcacagcttccattccatatCCATGGGAAGCATACGCCGTAATCATGGTATTCCAAGCAACCAAACCCTTCTTGTTTGCAGGCATGCTCATAAATAAGATATGGGCATCAGAGAGGCTCCCACATTTAGCATACATTGCAGCTAGTGCCGTTTTCACAGAAGGATTCGAGTCTAAACCAACCCCACTAGCAAACTTGTGAATTCGTCTACCTTGCTCAAGATCAGCCGATTGGGCACACGCGGGGAGCACACTCATAACTGTCAACCAATTGGGCTTCACCTCCGACCCCTCTTCCAACATCTCATTAAACAAACACAAAGCCCGTCCCCCAAACCCGTTCTGAGTGTACCCTGATATCATCGCGGTCCACGACACAACATTCCTCTCTCCCATCCCTCCAAATAAATCTTCCGCGTAAGATATCATTCCGTCACTCATGTAACCAGCAATCAACACATTCCAAGACGAAACATCTCTCAcaggcatttcatcaaacaccttCCTCCCATCACTCAATTCGCCACATTTCACATAAAAATCGATCAAAGAAGTCCCAACATACATATCAAAACCCCACCCTCCTCTCAAACCGTGCCCATGAACGCATCTACCAAAGCCTACCAGCGACAAGTCCGCACACGACTTCAACACAAATGGGTACGTAAAGTAATCAGCTTTCAAACCAATCAAGTGCATTCTGAAGTAAGTCTCGATTGTTTTCTTGAACTTTCCGCAAACAGTATAAGCCCGAATAATGGAATTGCATAACAAAGATGATGGGTGAGTGATGTGAGCAAATGTAAGTGCGGCGGAGTTTAAATCACCTGAGCTGGCGTACATTGCTACAATTTTGGCGGCGACGAAGGCGGTGGGGTGGAGGCCGCGGAGGAGCATGTGGGCGTGAGCTTGGCGGCCGAGGTTGAGGGAGTTGGGAATCTTGTGGCCGGTTAGGAGCTCGAAGATTGGTGCGTAGGGTAAAATCTGAGGTGGGTTTGTTTTGGCCATGAGTGGTTGTACAAGGGTGCAGAGTAGGGTTTTTGGAGGGGGTGGTGTCCATTTCATTGAGAGTGTTCAAAACCCAGGTCCAGAGAATTTCagagagggaagagagagaaacactcGTGGAGATATGGGACGGACTGGAGAGAGAAGGGCGGGGAAACACTCTctatggaaaaaaagaaaaaaaagcaaagaaaaaaagaataatggCTGTCGGAGTAAGAGCATCTCactcaaatttgagtgaaaTTTTGGGTCAAAGCTTGGTTTGGTACGAGAGTATCCAGCCCTTGGCTCAAATTTGAAGCCCTAACCACCGTCCTCCGCCGCTCAACGTCGCCGGAGCTGCAACAAGTCAGGTTTAAGTCGGGTAATGGTTGACGATGACGAGCACAACCCGCTTCCGGCGACGTATCCCTGCTTGAGTTGACGACGGCGGCTGCGGCGGGGTACTTCCGGCGACAAACACCACCACAAAGCAGCCGTGAAGGATTTGATGAAGGACCAAATTGGGGGAAAGTTTGAGTAAACCACAAATTTGGTATGGGTTTGGGTAAGGAGTGAAGTTGTGATTTAAGGAGTTTTTACTCAAACTTGagtttgagtttaaaattggtTAACGAGTGGAGATGCTCTCTAAGATGTCGCGTACATGAGCGGGATCACGAATATGAGTTTAAAgtgtttttaaaacacatatcAAACTACTAAATTTCACAAGAATGAGGATTGAGAGTGCGAGTTTGGTGTGATAATTGAGTgcggagagagagggaaagttTGATATGATGGTAGTAAGTTTTTAAAGTTGTGACAATTTTGTGGCGCATGGTGTAGTCCAAAATACAGTATGGTATATACTTGAAATGTTGTCTTAGTTCGTctaaagaaaagaaacacaaacCGTCCGAGCCCAACCACCAAGTAACTCATTAGACA
This region includes:
- the LOC131308789 gene encoding pentatricopeptide repeat-containing protein At5g56310-like produces the protein MKWTPPPPKTLLCTLVQPLMAKTNPPQILPYAPIFELLTGHKIPNSLNLGRQAHAHMLLRGLHPTAFVAAKIVAMYASSGDLNSAALTFAHITHPSSLLCNSIIRAYTVCGKFKKTIETYFRMHLIGLKADYFTYPFVLKSCADLSLVGFGRCVHGHGLRGGWGFDMYVGTSLIDFYVKCGELSDGRKVFDEMPVRDVSSWNVLIAGYMSDGMISYAEDLFGGMGERNVVSWTAMISGYTQNGFGGRALCLFNEMLEEGSEVKPNWLTVMSVLPACAQSADLEQGRRIHKFASGVGLDSNPSVKTALAAMYAKCGSLSDAHILFMSMPANKKGLVAWNTMITAYASHGYGMEAVSTFKDMIRAGVQPDEISFTGLFCGCSHSGLVDIGLKYFNCMTAVYSVEPKHENYASVVDLLSRAGRLLEAKQLISQMPMQAGPSIWGALLAGCRKHRNLEIAEIAARNLFVLEPENSGNYVLLSNMYADVGMWEEVDNLRALLKAQGLRKNLGSSWVEINGKMHLFLGGDTSHPDSNKIYLLEAFPEKIKAASY
- the LOC131307097 gene encoding magnesium transporter MRS2-3-like — encoded protein: MEDDDSSSKELTLEPPPPPPQASRRTTNVASKSWLVISVSGKSRIEEAGKHHIRRRTGIPGRDLRILDPALSYPSSVLGRERAIVVNLENIKAIVTASEMLLLNPRDPSLSPFVSDLEHKLCNLDHSNMRSNVTVYYLPSFFPFEENFG
- the LOC131307098 gene encoding magnesium transporter MRS2-F-like, translating into MITGTTTFDQLSYDNEGIEKSTEDSPTFSSKNGGTSKVLPFELRVLEICLKFVCKCLESEASTLEQEAYPALDELLVSVSTLNLQRVRTIKSRLVALYARVQKVRDELEHLLDDDMDMAEMYLTDKHNKQYAEEPEPKDDTEDDSDEDGGSSRSSSADLSGQKPKVEELEMLLEAYFAQLEGALSKLSTMREYVDDTEDYINIILDEKQNQLLQIGVVMSTATMLLNIGLVIGGILGMNISIPLFRDGVPMQFYMTTFGVCAGIIVSFAAAVLSIKKKGLLG